A part of Sebastes umbrosus isolate fSebUmb1 chromosome 21, fSebUmb1.pri, whole genome shotgun sequence genomic DNA contains:
- the si:ch211-196f5.2 gene encoding uncharacterized protein si:ch211-196f5.2, producing the protein MSVTLPIQVQPDPAHQPFPFLDTTLADLGIQESEVKERTVWVDTKKTQVKNKAGKLKEKEITILEVRVKAQKPGDKQLQEILYSTEAHTDRSFCRTGMNILPWKHRSTEENGLTPVEMTMALDMAKQQPNFTEDQGQREI; encoded by the exons ATGTCGGTGACGCTGCCCATCCAAGTGCAGCCCGACCCGGCACACCAGCCGTTCCCATTCCTGGACACGACGCTGGCCGACCTCGGCATCCAAGA gtcaGAGGTGAAGGAGAGGACGGTGTGGGTCGACACCAAGAAGACTCAGGTTAAGAACAAGGCAGGGAAGCTGAAGGAGAAAGAGATCACCATCCTCGAG GTGAGAGTGAAAGCCCAGAAGCCTGGAGACAAACAGCTCCAGGAAATCCTTTACAGCACCGAGGCGCACACCGACCGCTCCTTCTGTCGCACGGGAATGAACATCCTGCCCTGGAAACACAGATCCACAG aggAGAACGGACTGACACCGGTGGAGATGACCATGGCGTTGGACATGGCAAAACAGCAGCCTAACTTTACCGAGGACCAGGGACAACGGGAGATCTGA